A single window of Podarcis raffonei isolate rPodRaf1 chromosome 9, rPodRaf1.pri, whole genome shotgun sequence DNA harbors:
- the LOC128421509 gene encoding C-X-C motif chemokine 11-like, whose product MIQKSCLVILMLVLCTALIQGMPTTSRGRCLCRTKGMMLSSVPIQRVAEVEFHRPSSSCDQEELVVTFKRNARKRCLNINLEQGRRIKEAIMKKRK is encoded by the exons ATGATCCAGAAGTCCTGCCTCGTAATCCTGATGCTTGTCCTTTGCACAGCTCTCATACAAG GAATGCCAACTACCAGCAGAGGGCGTTGCCTCTGTCGAACAAAAGGAATGATGTTGAGCTCTGTCCCTATTCAACGCGTTGCTGAAGTTGAATTTCACCGGCCCAGCAGCAGCTGCGATCAGGAGGAACTGGT AGTCACTTTCAAGAGAAACGCGCGCAAGAGGTGCCTGAACATTAATTTGGAGCAAGGCCGTCGTATAAAGGAG GCAATTATGAAGAAGAGGAAATGA